Within Serratia odorifera, the genomic segment CCTGATTCAATGCCTGTACCCCATGGCAGATCAAGGGGGATCGCCGGCAAGTTGCAACAACCAAACGCCATCGATTCGCTCCAGCGCCAAATGCCCCTGGCGATGCGCCAGCTCGGCAGCCAGCGGACGTAATGCCGACTGTAGCCGGTAGGCGGTCAGATCGTCGAGCGGCGTTTGCGGCGCCGGGCGCAGCAGCAGCACCGGTTCGACATCGCCAGGCTGAATGTGTCGTAACGCAACGCGGCGTGACGGCAACGTTGGGCTGGGTATCGCGAGGTCACCGTTAAAAAAGCCAAAGCGCTCGGTCGACGTAGGGGGCTGCTGTGTCGCCACCGTTGCCAGACGCAACGTAAATCCCTGTACCGAGCAGGTCGGCGCCTCACCGTCTGCAGCAACCGTCAGGCGGCTGAATGGGGCGGCCAACAGTGCGGCGATGCAGTGCGGCCAGTCGTCAACGTCGCTTATCAACGGCAAACCACAGGCGGCGGCACGCAGCTGTTCGAGCGGCGGCTGTTGCAACAACGCCTGATTGGCCAGTTGGCAGTAGTGTTCACGCTGTGCCCGGCGCAACGTCGGCAGCTGTTGCAACCAGGCAAACAGCGCCGCTTCCAGCCGCTCTGCACCCGCTGCGTTATCGGGGTTGATGACAAATGCCAGCGTCAGCAACAGGCAGTCGCTGCCACAGCGTTGATGCAGTAATTGCACATCGTCGCAGTATTCTTGCGCGCGTAACCAGGCCAGCAAACTGCCCGGCGCTTCGTCGGTCAATAGGCATTCCAACAGCCGTAACCACGCACGTCGACTTGCCTGCGGGTGAGTGAGGGCGAAGCTAAAACGCAGCTGTGGCGTTCCCGGCAGGATAAGTCGCCGGTCGCCATCGGCGGTTAATGCCATGCTGGGCAGCGGCGGTGGGACGGTCTGGCCAACCGGGTTGGCACTCAGCCGTTCGGCGATGGCGCGCAACGCTGCCAACGGCTGTGGCCCCTGTAGCCACAACGTCATATTGCCGGCCTGATAATAACGCGTATGGAACTGGCGCAATGCGCGGCGCAGCGCCGCCATATCGTCGCCAAATGCCTCACGATGGCCAACGTGAAAACGGTGCATCGCCTCGATGCCGCTGAACGCGTGCTGCTGCGCCGCCAGGCACAGGCTGGCGGCATCCGAGCACAGTAAGCGATACTCGGCGTCGATCACCCCGATCTCCTGCGCCAACGCGTCGATCGCCAGCAGCGGGGCAGACAGCATATCCATCAGTCGCTCGAGCCCGTCCGCCAGGCGGGGGGCATCAATTTCAAAAAAGTAGGCGGTTTGCGTGGCGAGCGTGGTGGCGTTCAGCCGGCCGCCCTGCGCCGGTATCCAGCTCATCAGCCGTTGCCGATCGGGGAAGCGCGCGCTACCGCGAAACAGCATGTGTTCCAGCAGGTGAGCCAGACCGGGCCAGTCCTCCGCGGCGTGGTAACTGCCCGCGTCGATGCGCATCAGCGCTGCGGCACGGCTGTCGCCCGGATCGCTGACCAGGTTGACACGCAGCCCGTTGGCAAGCCGTAGCGAGGCGGTCTGGCGCTGCATGTCAGCCTTTGAAAATCAACTGGGAGTTGGCACGGTTGCGAAAGCGCAGCCCATCGATGCCGATCTGACTGCGGTTGGCTTCTTCGCGCGCAGCCAGGATGGTGCCATGGTGCGCTGACTTGGAACAAACCGGATCGGCGTTGTCGGCGTCGCCGGTCAGCATAAACGCCTGACAGCGGCAGCCACCGTAATCTTGCTCTTTTTCGGGACAGGAGCGGCACGGCTCAGGCATCCAGTCATAGCCGCGATAGCGGTTAAAACCGAAAGAGTGATACCAGATATGCGCCAGATCCTGTTCCAGCACCGACGGGAACTTGACCGGTAACTGCCGGGCGCTGTGACAGGGTAACGCCATGCCTTCCGGGGTAACGCTGAGGAAAATCGCCCCCCAGCCACCCATGCAGCCCTTGGGGCGCTCTTCGTAATAGTCGGGGGTGACGAACAACAGGTTGGCCAGATTGCCGCTGTCGGCCATTTTTTCGCGGTAGCGCTGCACCACCTGTTCCGCCCGGGCGATTTGCTCGCGGGTTGGCAGCAGTCCCTCACGGTTGAGATGCGCCCAGCCATAAAACTGGCAGGTGGCCAACTCGACGTCGTCAGCCTCCAACTGAATAGCCAGTTCGATAATCCGGTCGATCTGATCGATATTGTGCCGATGCAGCACAAAGTTGAGCACCATCGGATAGCCCAGCGCCTTGACCGCCTTGGCCATCGCCAGTTTCTGCTGGAAGGCTTTGGCTGAGCCTGCCAGCGCGGCGTTCAGCGTTTCATCGCTGGCCTGGAAACTGATTTGGATATGATCCAGGCCGGCGTCGGCAAAGGTTTGCAGCTTCTTCTCGGTCAAACCAATGCCCGAGGTGATCAGGTTGGTGTAAAAACCAAGATCGCGTGCGGCAGCGATCAGCTCAGGCAGATCCTTGCGCACCAACGGCTCGCCGCCGGAAAAACCGAGCTGAACGCTGCCCATCGCCCGCGCCTGACGAAAAACGTTGATCCACTGTTCGGTGGTCAGCTCTTTTTCCTGCGCGGCGAAGTCGAGCGGGTTGGAGCAATAGGGGCATTGCAGCGGACAGCGGTACGTCAGCTCCGCCAGCAGCCAGAGCGGCGGATTGACCGCCGGTGTGGTGGTGGTATCAGTCACGGAACATCACCCATTTTTGTTCATAGGCGCGTTGGAAGAATTCCAGCACATCGTCCGCCAGTCCCGGTACGCCCGGGAAACGCGCATTCAATTGGTCGATAATCTGATTCAACGTCGATGTACCGTTGACCAGTTGCAGGATCATGGCGGCACTCTCGTTCAGTTTGGCCATACCTTCAGGATAGAGAATAACGTGGCTGTTTTGCACCTCTTCCCATTGCAGGCGGTACCCGCGACGGAAAATCGGCGTTTGCTCTCGGCGTAGACTCATCACACCAGCCTCTGGTTATGCCACACCCGCGCGGCGGTCACGCTATGATAAGGCGGGCGGTGCAGGGTATAGGCCATGCTCATGGCATCGAGCAGGCTCCACAGAATGTCCAGTTTGAACTGCAGGATCTCCAACATGCGCTGCTGCTTTTCGACCGTATCGCAATATTCCAGCGCCAGCGCCAGCCCGTGCTCCACGTCGCGGTTGGCCTGGCCGAGACGGCTGCGGAAGTAGTCATAACCTTCGGCATCGATCCACGGATAATGCTGTGGCCAGCTGTCGAGACGCGATTGGTGGATTTGCGGCGCGAACAGTTCGGTCAGCGAGCTGCATGCCGCCTCCTGCCAGCAGGCGCGACGGGCAAAGTTGACGTAAGCGTCAACCGCGAAGCGCACGCCTGGCAACACCAGCTCTTCGGAAAGCACGGTTTCTCGCGGCAGGCCTACGGCTTCGCCAAGACGCAGCCAGGCTTCGATACCGCCCTCGCTGCCGTTGTAACCGTCATGGTCAAGAATGCGCTGCACCCATTTGCGCCGGGTTTCCGGCTGTGGGCAGTTGGCCATGATCGCCGCGTCCTTGATCGGGATGCTGGTCTGGTAATAGAAACGGTTGGCGACCCAGCCCTGGATCTGTTCGCGCGTCGCCTCGCCGTTATGCATGGCAATGTGATACGGATGATGGATATGGTAATACGCGCCTTTGGCACGCAGCGCCGCTTCAAACTCCTGCGGGGACAGCGGGTGTTGTATTGTCATGGTGTTCGCCTACAGTTCGATGTTCATCCCATCCCAGCTCACTTCAATGCCGGCTTGCGTCAGGCTGTGACGCTCCGCAGAGTCTTCGTCCAGGATAGGATTGGTATTATTGATGTGAATCAGGATCTTGCGCTTTGCCGGCAAGGTGGTGAGCAGCGCGGCCAATCCCTGATCCTCGCCCAGTGCCAGATGCCCCATGTCTTTACCGGTATTGCGGCCGACGCCGGTATTCGCCAGCTCGTTATCGCGCCACAGCGTACCGTCAATCAGCAGGCAGTCCGCCCGTTTCAGCCAGGGCAGTAGCTGCTCGTCCGGCTCGCCGAGACCTGGCGCATACAGCAGGCTGCTGCCGCGTGCGATGTCTTCGATGAACAGCGCCACGTTGTGCCCCGGCAGCGGGCGATGGCGGTAGAGAGAATAGGGTGGCGCATTGCTCAACAGCGGGATGGCGGTAAAGCGCAGCGTCGCGCACACCGCAACCTGAAAGGCCTCCAACGGCTCAATCGGCCGGTGGATCAGGCCGCCGTTCCAATGGGACAGCATCGGGAACACCGGGAAGCCGGTACTCAGATCGTCATGGACTTCGCGGGTGCACCACACCTGATGCGGACACCCTTCACGCAAATTGAGTAAACCCGCGCTGTGGTCAATCTGGCTATCGGTGAGAATGATCGCGCCGATGCCGGTACCACGCAGTACTTCGGGGTTATTCAATTCAGGCGAGGCGCGCAGCTGATGGCAAATGTCCGGCGATGCGTTGCACAGCACCCAATTTTTTCCGTCATCGCTGATGGCAATCGACGATTGGGTACGCGCGGAGGTTTTGATGGTGTTGTTACGCACGCCCTGACAGTTTTTGCAGTTGCAATTCCATTGAGGAAAACCGCCGCCAGCCGCAGAGCCGAGAACTTTTATCTGCATGTGTGAACCAGAAAAGAGAAAACAACAGAGAAAAAGGTTGCTGGCAACGCCGTCCGTGACAGCGAGATAACCGTGGGGCGCTCTCGCTGCCTGGCGTTGTCAGCAAGCCAGGATGCCCGCGACAAGCGGGCATGAGCGATTAGCGGTTGGAAATGTACAGCGTCACTTCCAGGCCCAGACGCAGATCGACGAACTCGGGTTTAGTCCAGGTAGTCATAGGTAGTTCTCCTCTAGTTATTAAGTGCCAAATAAAAAATCATTCACATTCGGCGGCGACGATGTTGAAGAAATGTGACGGAGATCGCAACCTCAAAAGGGTAAAAGTTTTTTAGCTATGCGCCCCAGGTGGTGGATAACACCGCCAGCCAATTGCGCCATGCCAGCTTTTCCACCTGCGCCGGGGTAAAGCCGGCCTGCGCCAATGCCTGTAGCAATGAAGGCAGTCCGCTCACATCCCCCAGCGACTGTGGGACATTGACGCCGTCAAAATCGGAGCCGAATCCCACGTGATCTTCTCCAAGTTTAGCGACTAAAAATTCAATATGTTTAACAATTTCTGTTAAATCGGTAGTGGCGCTGTCGCGTTTACCGTCGGCACGCAGGAACGCGGTGCCAAAATTCACCCCGACAAAACCGCCGCTGGCGGCGATGGCCGACAGTTGCGCATTGGTCAGGTTGCGCGGCTGCGGGCACAGCGCGTGCGCGTTGGAATGCGTTGCTACCAACGGTGCGCTACTCAACGCCGCCGTTTCCCAGAACGCTTTTTCGTTCATGTGCGAAACGTCAATCATCATGCGGCGACGGTTACAGGCCGCGATCAGCGCCTTGCCGGCCGGCGTCATGCCGGGTCCGCTGTCTGGTGAACCCGGGAAGGCGCCGCGGATGCCTTCACCAAACACGTTTGGCCGATTCCAGAACGGCCCGATACTACGCACACCCAGCGCATAATAGCGATCCAGCTGCGTCAGTTCGGCGTCCAGCGCGCCGGCGCCTTCAATATGCAATACCGCCGCGATCTGCTGATTGCGTCGGCATTGTTCAATGTCCGCCACGCTGCGGCAGATCTTCAGCTGGCCGTTGGACGTCTGCTCCAACTGAAACAGGATGGCGATTTGCGCTTCGGTAATTGCCTGCGGATCGTAACTGGCCAGCACCTCGGCTTCACTCTGGTTACGCATCTGGGCAACATGGCTTACCGGCGGGATGAACACCGCAAACAGCCCGCCGCAGAAACCGCCGCGCTTCATGCGTGCAAAGTCCAGATGACCCTGTTCCACCGAGGAAAAGAACGCCGCGGCGGGGTCATCGGCATGCTTGAGCCACAGCGTGAGCAGCAGGTCGTTGTGGCCGTCAAAAACAGCTAGGGGAGCTAAATCTGTCATACGCTTTCACGATTAAAAATGGCCGCCCTGAGGCGG encodes:
- the pqqD gene encoding pyrroloquinoline quinone biosynthesis peptide chaperone PqqD gives rise to the protein MSLRREQTPIFRRGYRLQWEEVQNSHVILYPEGMAKLNESAAMILQLVNGTSTLNQIIDQLNARFPGVPGLADDVLEFFQRAYEQKWVMFRD
- the pqqA gene encoding pyrroloquinoline quinone precursor peptide PqqA, which translates into the protein MTTWTKPEFVDLRLGLEVTLYISNR
- the pqqF gene encoding pyrroloquinoline quinone biosynthesis protein PqqF, producing the protein MQRQTASLRLANGLRVNLVSDPGDSRAAALMRIDAGSYHAAEDWPGLAHLLEHMLFRGSARFPDRQRLMSWIPAQGGRLNATTLATQTAYFFEIDAPRLADGLERLMDMLSAPLLAIDALAQEIGVIDAEYRLLCSDAASLCLAAQQHAFSGIEAMHRFHVGHREAFGDDMAALRRALRQFHTRYYQAGNMTLWLQGPQPLAALRAIAERLSANPVGQTVPPPLPSMALTADGDRRLILPGTPQLRFSFALTHPQASRRAWLRLLECLLTDEAPGSLLAWLRAQEYCDDVQLLHQRCGSDCLLLTLAFVINPDNAAGAERLEAALFAWLQQLPTLRRAQREHYCQLANQALLQQPPLEQLRAAACGLPLISDVDDWPHCIAALLAAPFSRLTVAADGEAPTCSVQGFTLRLATVATQQPPTSTERFGFFNGDLAIPSPTLPSRRVALRHIQPGDVEPVLLLRPAPQTPLDDLTAYRLQSALRPLAAELAHRQGHLALERIDGVWLLQLAGDPP
- a CDS encoding dipeptidase codes for the protein MTDLAPLAVFDGHNDLLLTLWLKHADDPAAAFFSSVEQGHLDFARMKRGGFCGGLFAVFIPPVSHVAQMRNQSEAEVLASYDPQAITEAQIAILFQLEQTSNGQLKICRSVADIEQCRRNQQIAAVLHIEGAGALDAELTQLDRYYALGVRSIGPFWNRPNVFGEGIRGAFPGSPDSGPGMTPAGKALIAACNRRRMMIDVSHMNEKAFWETAALSSAPLVATHSNAHALCPQPRNLTNAQLSAIAASGGFVGVNFGTAFLRADGKRDSATTDLTEIVKHIEFLVAKLGEDHVGFGSDFDGVNVPQSLGDVSGLPSLLQALAQAGFTPAQVEKLAWRNWLAVLSTTWGA
- the pqqE gene encoding pyrroloquinoline quinone biosynthesis protein PqqE; this encodes MTDTTTTPAVNPPLWLLAELTYRCPLQCPYCSNPLDFAAQEKELTTEQWINVFRQARAMGSVQLGFSGGEPLVRKDLPELIAAARDLGFYTNLITSGIGLTEKKLQTFADAGLDHIQISFQASDETLNAALAGSAKAFQQKLAMAKAVKALGYPMVLNFVLHRHNIDQIDRIIELAIQLEADDVELATCQFYGWAHLNREGLLPTREQIARAEQVVQRYREKMADSGNLANLLFVTPDYYEERPKGCMGGWGAIFLSVTPEGMALPCHSARQLPVKFPSVLEQDLAHIWYHSFGFNRYRGYDWMPEPCRSCPEKEQDYGGCRCQAFMLTGDADNADPVCSKSAHHGTILAAREEANRSQIGIDGLRFRNRANSQLIFKG
- the pqqB gene encoding pyrroloquinoline quinone biosynthesis protein PqqB, whose protein sequence is MQIKVLGSAAGGGFPQWNCNCKNCQGVRNNTIKTSARTQSSIAISDDGKNWVLCNASPDICHQLRASPELNNPEVLRGTGIGAIILTDSQIDHSAGLLNLREGCPHQVWCTREVHDDLSTGFPVFPMLSHWNGGLIHRPIEPLEAFQVAVCATLRFTAIPLLSNAPPYSLYRHRPLPGHNVALFIEDIARGSSLLYAPGLGEPDEQLLPWLKRADCLLIDGTLWRDNELANTGVGRNTGKDMGHLALGEDQGLAALLTTLPAKRKILIHINNTNPILDEDSAERHSLTQAGIEVSWDGMNIEL
- the pqqC gene encoding pyrroloquinoline-quinone synthase PqqC, coding for MTIQHPLSPQEFEAALRAKGAYYHIHHPYHIAMHNGEATREQIQGWVANRFYYQTSIPIKDAAIMANCPQPETRRKWVQRILDHDGYNGSEGGIEAWLRLGEAVGLPRETVLSEELVLPGVRFAVDAYVNFARRACWQEAACSSLTELFAPQIHQSRLDSWPQHYPWIDAEGYDYFRSRLGQANRDVEHGLALALEYCDTVEKQQRMLEILQFKLDILWSLLDAMSMAYTLHRPPYHSVTAARVWHNQRLV